In one Desulfurella sp. genomic region, the following are encoded:
- a CDS encoding glycosyltransferase, with translation MQDNQIFTKDSQKLKILFINRKDYLENLGGDTIQMLAIINNLKDKIESSIQTDPNIIEKIIDKFDIVHIFNIQRLSETAFFVKLAKKHNKKIVISPIYADFSELEKKGRSIYYKLIKNILPKNIFNLAKDIKRVTKGLSYKTFLKENIHNFDKLFKKTLNACDFILPNSIAEKNYLKNFVADESKIKVIKNGVDENLLSDSISASEFKKKYKINFDKFVLCVARIDERKNILNLLKATADDWNIKIVLIGKVYPTHKEYYKKCLEYIKPDKVIHINTTLEQKEICGAYKCAHTHALVSWLETPGLASLEAGLFGANLVIGACDSTLEYFKNYAYFCNSNDLQSIYKAIKQSLIDERNHFKADEFIRKNYSWQKITQEYFEIYSNLVKVIK, from the coding sequence TTGCAGGATAATCAAATTTTTACAAAAGATAGCCAAAAACTAAAGATTTTATTTATAAACAGAAAAGATTATTTAGAAAATTTAGGTGGCGATACGATACAAATGCTTGCTATAATAAACAACTTAAAAGATAAAATTGAAAGCTCAATACAAACGGATCCAAATATTATAGAAAAAATCATAGATAAATTCGATATTGTCCATATATTTAATATACAGCGCTTAAGCGAAACTGCTTTTTTTGTAAAACTAGCCAAAAAACACAATAAGAAAATTGTAATATCACCCATATACGCGGACTTTTCAGAGCTTGAAAAAAAGGGCAGGTCAATCTACTACAAACTCATAAAAAACATATTGCCAAAAAACATTTTCAACCTGGCAAAAGATATTAAAAGAGTAACAAAGGGCTTATCCTATAAAACATTTTTAAAAGAAAACATACATAACTTTGATAAATTATTTAAAAAAACACTAAATGCATGTGATTTTATATTGCCAAATTCAATTGCGGAAAAAAACTATCTCAAAAACTTCGTTGCAGATGAATCCAAAATTAAAGTTATAAAAAATGGCGTTGATGAAAATCTTTTATCTGATTCAATAAGTGCATCAGAGTTTAAGAAAAAATACAAAATCAATTTTGATAAGTTTGTTTTGTGCGTGGCTCGTATTGATGAAAGAAAAAACATACTAAATCTCCTTAAAGCTACAGCTGATGATTGGAATATCAAAATAGTTTTAATTGGAAAAGTTTATCCAACACACAAAGAATACTACAAAAAATGTCTTGAATACATAAAACCAGACAAAGTAATACACATAAATACAACACTTGAACAAAAGGAAATCTGCGGTGCTTATAAGTGCGCTCATACGCACGCACTTGTAAGCTGGCTTGAAACGCCTGGACTTGCAAGCTTAGAAGCTGGTTTGTTTGGTGCAAATTTAGTTATAGGCGCTTGCGATAGTACACTTGAGTATTTTAAAAATTATGCATATTTTTGCAATAGCAACGATTTGCAATCAATTTATAAAGCTATAAAACAATCCTTAATAGACGAAAGAAATCACTTTAAAGCCGATGAATTTATAAGAAAAAATTATTCATGGCAAAAAATAACACAAGAATATTTTGAAATCTACTCAAATTTAGTTAAAGTAATTAAATAA
- the acnA gene encoding aconitate hydratase AcnA codes for RKPLVTSITRGVSSEIEGTPISPGIKYKHYAPKTDLFLYSGVLKELNDIIEQAQNEGIARQDRIAAIGSEEFCSGLKIKNENYLIHSLKVIAKTYQQIERMPFCLKILLENMLRHKDDVYINKYDILNLINFDKTDKSKAIAFFPERVVMQDFTGVPAIVDIATLKDAYAFLGGDPKKVDLSVPVDLIIDHSIQVDQYGTIKAMDYNLAKEYKRNMERYELIKWASLSLKNFRAFPPNAGIVHQVNLEYLGEIVKTKKINNEKIAFFDTLIGTDSHTTMINGLSIFGFGVGGIEAEAVILGEPYYMKIPNVIGVRLKGKLKEGSTPTDLALSITNELRKNNVVDSFVEYFGPALNHLSVPDRATISNMSPEYGSTVGFFPIDNQTLEYLELTNRSHLIDLTEAYAKHQGVFYDSSYEPEYSKIIDFDLSSVEPSLAGPSRPQDKIILKDLKRNFDELLNKNMQSKENTLKNETSIDELLKNMKLGEVKVYNKKKFVKIEFENEEFLLSDGSIAIAAITSCTNTSNPYVMIGAGLLAKKAVELGLSVKPYIKTSLAPGSWVVDEYLKKANLLPYLEALRFHVVGHGCTTCIGNSGPLHPVIEEVVKKENLIVASVLSGNRNFEARINNSVKVNYLASPMLVVAFALSGNIDIDMTTEPLGKDVNGNNVFLKDLWPSSYEINDYISKYLKKDLFEDKYATIFNDKIWDNLKVEATDLYKWQNNSTYIKKAPYFDNFKIDINPISEINNARVLALFGDSITTDHISPAGKIPKDYPAGNYLIHNGVEEKDFNTYGSRRGNHEVLTRGTFGNVRLKNLLVKPKEGAYTLKFDQKNIEFIYDASVKYQQEGIPLIVIAGKEYGSGSSRDWAAKGPKLLGVKAILAKSFERIHRSNLIDMGILPLQFNENQDYATLNLDGSEIFFIKGLEDLKPNKLLHITALKSDKQKIEFDVIARLDTQKEIEYYKNDGILSFVLRKLLKQTIQARGN; via the coding sequence AAGAAAGCCTCTTGTCACAAGCATAACAAGAGGAGTCTCTTCAGAAATAGAGGGAACACCGATAAGCCCTGGAATAAAATACAAGCATTATGCGCCCAAAACAGATCTTTTCCTTTATTCTGGAGTATTAAAAGAATTGAATGACATTATAGAACAGGCACAAAATGAGGGGATCGCAAGGCAGGATAGAATTGCTGCAATAGGCTCTGAAGAATTTTGCTCAGGTTTAAAAATAAAAAATGAGAATTACCTTATACATAGTCTAAAAGTTATAGCTAAAACATACCAACAAATAGAACGAATGCCATTTTGCCTTAAAATTTTACTTGAAAATATGCTTAGACATAAAGACGATGTATATATAAACAAATACGACATTTTAAACCTAATTAATTTTGATAAAACAGATAAATCAAAAGCAATAGCTTTTTTCCCAGAAAGAGTTGTCATGCAAGATTTTACTGGTGTACCAGCTATTGTAGATATTGCAACACTTAAAGATGCTTATGCTTTTCTTGGCGGTGATCCAAAGAAAGTTGATTTATCAGTACCGGTTGATTTAATTATCGACCACTCAATTCAGGTAGATCAATATGGAACAATTAAAGCGATGGATTATAATCTTGCAAAAGAGTACAAAAGAAACATGGAGCGCTACGAATTGATTAAATGGGCAAGTCTTTCATTAAAAAATTTTAGAGCGTTCCCACCAAATGCTGGTATCGTGCACCAGGTTAATCTTGAATATTTAGGTGAAATTGTAAAAACAAAAAAAATAAACAATGAAAAAATAGCTTTTTTTGATACATTAATTGGTACAGATTCACATACTACAATGATAAATGGTTTAAGTATATTCGGCTTTGGCGTTGGAGGTATAGAAGCAGAAGCGGTAATTTTAGGTGAACCATACTACATGAAAATACCAAATGTTATTGGAGTTAGATTAAAAGGAAAACTAAAAGAAGGCTCAACACCAACGGATTTAGCTTTAAGCATAACAAATGAACTCAGAAAGAATAATGTGGTAGATAGCTTTGTTGAGTATTTTGGTCCTGCTTTAAACCATTTGAGCGTTCCAGATAGAGCTACAATATCCAATATGTCGCCAGAGTATGGCTCCACGGTAGGTTTTTTTCCAATAGATAATCAAACTTTAGAATACCTGGAGCTAACAAACAGGTCACATTTAATTGATTTGACTGAAGCTTATGCAAAACATCAAGGTGTATTTTATGATAGTTCATATGAACCAGAATATTCTAAAATCATTGATTTTGATTTATCTAGTGTTGAACCTTCCCTCGCAGGTCCATCAAGACCGCAGGATAAAATAATTTTAAAGGATCTAAAGCGTAATTTTGATGAATTATTAAATAAAAATATGCAAAGTAAAGAAAATACTTTAAAAAACGAAACTTCAATAGACGAATTACTAAAAAATATGAAATTAGGTGAAGTAAAGGTATATAACAAAAAAAAGTTTGTTAAAATTGAATTTGAAAATGAAGAGTTTTTATTATCAGATGGTAGTATAGCAATAGCAGCCATTACTTCTTGTACCAATACATCAAATCCATATGTAATGATCGGTGCGGGTCTTTTGGCTAAAAAAGCTGTAGAGTTAGGATTAAGTGTAAAACCATACATAAAAACATCACTGGCTCCTGGATCCTGGGTGGTTGATGAATATCTAAAGAAAGCAAATCTTTTGCCATATTTAGAAGCTTTGAGGTTTCATGTTGTAGGTCATGGATGTACAACTTGCATTGGAAATTCCGGTCCACTTCACCCTGTAATAGAAGAAGTTGTTAAAAAAGAAAATTTAATAGTGGCAAGCGTATTATCAGGCAACAGAAATTTTGAAGCGCGCATAAATAATAGCGTAAAAGTAAATTACCTTGCTTCACCTATGCTTGTTGTTGCTTTTGCTTTATCTGGAAATATTGATATTGATATGACAACTGAACCTTTAGGAAAAGATGTAAATGGCAATAATGTTTTTTTAAAAGATTTGTGGCCTTCCAGTTATGAAATTAATGACTATATTAGTAAATATCTCAAAAAAGATCTATTTGAAGATAAGTATGCCACGATTTTTAATGATAAAATCTGGGATAATTTAAAAGTTGAAGCTACTGATTTATATAAATGGCAAAATAATTCTACTTATATAAAAAAAGCCCCTTATTTTGATAATTTTAAAATCGATATTAACCCAATTTCAGAAATAAATAACGCACGAGTACTTGCGTTATTTGGAGATTCTATTACTACAGATCATATCTCTCCAGCTGGAAAAATACCAAAAGATTACCCTGCAGGTAACTATTTAATTCATAACGGTGTAGAAGAAAAAGATTTTAATACATATGGATCAAGGAGGGGTAATCACGAGGTATTAACAAGAGGCACATTTGGAAATGTAAGGTTAAAAAATCTTTTGGTTAAACCAAAAGAAGGGGCTTACACACTTAAGTTTGATCAAAAAAACATTGAGTTCATATACGATGCATCGGTAAAATATCAACAAGAAGGAATTCCTTTAATTGTTATTGCTGGAAAAGAATATGGAAGCGGATCATCTCGCGATTGGGCTGCAAAGGGTCCAAAATTACTTGGAGTTAAAGCAATTCTTGCAAAATCTTTTGAGAGAATTCACCGAAGCAACCTTATCGATATGGGCATATTACCTTTGCAATTTAATGAAAATCAAGATTATGCAACATTAAACCTTGATGGGAGCGAAATTTTTTTTATAAAAGGACTTGAAGATCTTAAACCAAATAAATTATTGCATATTACGGCATTAAAATCTGATAAACAAAAGATTGAATTTGATGTTATTGCCAGATTAGATACGCAAAAAGAAATTGAATATTACAAAAATGACGGTATCTTAAGTTTTGTTTTAAGAAAATTACTTAAACAAACAATTCAGGCAAGGGGGAACTAA
- a CDS encoding cytochrome b5 domain-containing protein: MKLEELSKHNGQNGEKAYVAYKGKVYDVTNSKRWKDGVHMARHRAGEDLTDFLALAPHTDEVLKSFEVVDTLEIDESKTQSSKETLIKFYQKFHPHPVLIHYPLGLFFFAALMQLLFLLTSLSSFELSAIYAFFVATIMAIPAISAGFLSWWINYDKQPTKIFKNKIKFSIILVLIGITGIVIRITNPDISSTNSLAFIIYNVLIFANLPIVLFIAYEGGKITWA, encoded by the coding sequence ATGAAATTGGAAGAACTCTCAAAACATAATGGTCAAAATGGAGAAAAAGCTTACGTTGCCTACAAAGGTAAGGTTTATGATGTAACAAATTCTAAAAGATGGAAAGATGGGGTCCATATGGCTCGTCATAGGGCTGGAGAAGATTTAACAGACTTTTTGGCTTTAGCTCCACATACTGATGAAGTTTTAAAATCATTTGAAGTAGTAGATACGCTTGAAATTGATGAATCAAAAACACAAAGTTCAAAAGAAACACTGATAAAATTTTATCAGAAATTTCATCCGCACCCAGTTCTAATCCACTATCCTTTGGGTTTATTCTTCTTTGCTGCGCTTATGCAGTTACTTTTTCTTTTAACTTCACTTTCAAGCTTTGAATTAAGCGCTATTTATGCTTTCTTTGTTGCTACTATTATGGCTATACCTGCAATATCAGCTGGTTTCTTAAGCTGGTGGATAAACTATGATAAGCAACCAACAAAAATTTTTAAAAATAAGATAAAATTTTCTATTATATTAGTTTTAATAGGTATTACAGGCATAGTTATCAGGATTACAAATCCAGACATTTCAAGCACAAATAGCCTTGCATTTATCATATATAATGTCCTTATTTTTGCAAATTTACCTATTGTGCTTTTTATAGCGTATGAAGGCGGAAAGATTACTTGGGCTTAA
- a CDS encoding redoxin domain-containing protein, giving the protein MALAIGSKVEDFTLKDQNSKDISLNSYKGKKVLLSFHPLAWTDVCAKQMQSLEENFDIFKQLNTVCLGLSIDTVPSKKAWAKSLNIEKTPLLCDFWPHGEVSKKLDVFIEKYGFSGRVNILLDENFNVIFTKVYPIKELPDINEIIKFLEENYGRN; this is encoded by the coding sequence ATGGCTTTAGCAATTGGTTCTAAAGTTGAGGATTTTACATTAAAAGATCAGAACTCTAAAGATATCAGTTTAAATTCTTATAAGGGCAAAAAAGTATTACTATCATTTCACCCACTTGCATGGACAGATGTGTGTGCAAAACAAATGCAAAGTTTAGAAGAAAATTTTGATATCTTCAAACAACTAAATACTGTATGTTTGGGTCTTAGTATAGATACAGTACCATCTAAAAAAGCCTGGGCCAAAAGTCTAAATATAGAAAAAACCCCGCTTTTGTGCGATTTTTGGCCCCACGGGGAAGTTTCAAAAAAGCTCGATGTTTTTATTGAAAAATACGGCTTTTCAGGCAGAGTAAACATACTGCTTGACGAAAATTTTAATGTAATTTTTACTAAAGTTTACCCAATCAAAGAATTACCGGATATAAACGAGATTATCAAGTTTTTGGAGGAAAATTATGGACGCAATTGA
- a CDS encoding 2-oxoacid:acceptor oxidoreductase subunit alpha, which translates to MDYTIVLTAAAGQGVETVEALVSKAFKEASFFVFSDKEYMSRVRGGVNSTTIRVSSKENKGYKQFADFLFLFTKNALDHSKNRISKDTIIFSEEDFITDEYNSQFFTVDFLKTAKNLGSAIFANTVAFGFISSIFEINADIAHNIIKNHFKDPDVAQKNIEAYNAGYNLFKDSSYSKIKPQIDYLTPKKYALLSGSQAVSLGALSSNAKFLSFYPMSPSTDVAIFLAHQMDKFDIVVEQFEDEISAVNAAIGAWFGGVRAFVTTSGGGYALMEEGVSLAGMTETPLVVHLAQRPSPATGLPTRTSQSDLNLVLYSSHGDFPRAIFSPRNIEDAFFVTQKAFDIADKYQCVSYILTDQYFMSMMYNIDSTQLEFLEPKNYIIQTPQDYKRYELTQNGISKRGIPGFGDGIIVANGNEHDEYGDITEDETLSKLMLEKRMRKIDGIKSESLKPMYIGPQIFKNLVVCYGSLYENTKEALELLKRDDTGLLCYSQLYPLNDEGLNYLKKAQKLIFVEQNFSGQFANLIWKEYGIKVDKLINKYTGRQFFVEELKEKLEMALEVR; encoded by the coding sequence ATGGATTATACTATTGTCCTTACAGCCGCAGCAGGTCAAGGCGTTGAAACGGTTGAAGCATTAGTCTCAAAAGCCTTTAAAGAAGCAAGTTTTTTTGTGTTTTCCGATAAAGAATATATGTCAAGGGTAAGAGGTGGCGTAAACTCTACCACCATAAGGGTTTCGTCAAAAGAAAATAAAGGTTACAAGCAGTTTGCAGATTTTTTATTCTTATTTACAAAAAATGCACTTGATCATTCAAAAAATAGAATATCAAAAGACACAATAATTTTTTCAGAAGAAGATTTTATAACAGATGAGTATAATTCTCAATTTTTTACAGTTGATTTTTTAAAAACAGCTAAAAATCTTGGCAGCGCAATATTTGCAAACACTGTTGCGTTTGGGTTTATATCGTCAATTTTTGAGATTAATGCTGACATTGCACATAATATAATTAAAAATCATTTTAAAGATCCTGATGTTGCACAAAAAAACATTGAGGCATACAATGCTGGCTATAATCTATTTAAAGATAGCTCATATAGCAAAATCAAACCACAAATTGATTACCTAACACCAAAAAAATATGCTTTACTAAGTGGTTCACAGGCTGTATCCCTTGGAGCATTATCTTCAAATGCAAAGTTTTTATCTTTTTATCCAATGTCACCATCTACAGATGTTGCAATATTTTTAGCCCATCAAATGGATAAATTTGATATCGTAGTAGAACAATTTGAAGATGAAATATCAGCTGTTAACGCTGCAATTGGTGCATGGTTTGGAGGAGTTAGAGCTTTTGTTACAACATCTGGGGGAGGTTATGCTCTTATGGAAGAAGGCGTAAGTCTTGCTGGTATGACTGAAACACCACTTGTGGTTCATTTAGCTCAAAGACCATCGCCTGCAACCGGTCTTCCTACAAGAACATCTCAAAGCGACCTCAACTTAGTTTTGTACTCTTCTCACGGTGATTTTCCAAGAGCTATATTTTCACCTAGAAATATAGAAGATGCGTTTTTTGTAACGCAAAAAGCTTTTGATATAGCTGATAAATACCAATGTGTAAGCTATATTTTGACTGACCAATATTTTATGAGCATGATGTATAATATTGATTCAACGCAATTAGAATTTTTGGAACCCAAAAATTATATCATCCAAACACCTCAAGATTACAAAAGGTACGAATTAACTCAAAACGGTATATCAAAAAGAGGTATCCCAGGTTTTGGCGACGGAATTATTGTAGCAAATGGCAACGAGCATGATGAGTATGGAGATATTACAGAAGATGAAACGTTGTCTAAACTCATGCTTGAAAAAAGAATGAGAAAAATAGATGGTATAAAAAGTGAATCATTAAAACCGATGTATATAGGACCACAAATATTTAAAAATTTAGTTGTTTGTTATGGCTCATTGTATGAAAATACAAAAGAGGCTTTAGAATTATTAAAAAGAGACGATACAGGACTATTATGCTATTCTCAATTGTACCCTTTAAATGATGAAGGCTTAAATTACCTTAAAAAAGCCCAGAAATTAATTTTTGTTGAGCAAAACTTTTCAGGTCAATTTGCAAACCTGATCTGGAAAGAATATGGCATAAAAGTAGATAAGCTCATAAATAAGTACACAGGAAGACAATTTTTTGTTGAAGAATTAAAAGAAAAACTTGAAATGGCATTGGAGGTTAGATGA
- a CDS encoding ferritin family protein yields MDYTLEELEEMKQIILIAIPKEISARDFYLNAAKKFKTQESIQLFLSLAEQEKGHEASLRKILKDIEENIIKIKNSK; encoded by the coding sequence ATGGATTACACGCTTGAAGAGTTAGAAGAAATGAAACAAATTATTCTAATAGCAATCCCGAAAGAAATCAGTGCAAGAGATTTTTACCTGAATGCAGCAAAAAAATTCAAAACTCAAGAATCTATCCAGCTTTTTTTATCTCTTGCCGAACAGGAAAAAGGACACGAAGCTTCTTTAAGAAAGATACTAAAAGATATAGAAGAAAACATAATAAAAATAAAAAATTCAAAATAA
- a CDS encoding phosphocholine cytidylyltransferase family protein: MKVVILAAGFGMRLENSVPKTLTKIHNKTILEKQIENITKYIDINDILIVIGFKKEMIMEAFPELLFVYNNNFHSTNTAKSLLLALNKIKNEDVLWLNADIVFDDEIISDILNLNNNCMATNISAVAQEEVKYILDKNGYIAQVSKNLENAKGEALGINLIKAQYLELFKNCLQECTNKDYFEEAINKLIQKGVKISALDIGKKRCIEIDFLEDLNLAKALFSDKEA; the protein is encoded by the coding sequence ATGAAAGTTGTAATATTAGCTGCAGGGTTTGGTATGAGACTTGAAAATTCAGTACCAAAAACACTTACAAAGATACATAACAAAACAATTCTAGAAAAACAAATTGAAAATATTACAAAATATATTGATATAAACGATATTTTAATCGTTATAGGTTTTAAAAAAGAAATGATTATGGAAGCTTTTCCAGAGCTTTTATTTGTATATAACAATAATTTTCACTCAACTAATACTGCAAAAAGCCTTTTGCTTGCTCTAAATAAAATTAAAAATGAAGATGTGTTGTGGCTTAATGCTGATATTGTTTTTGACGATGAAATAATCTCTGATATTTTAAACCTTAATAACAACTGTATGGCAACAAATATATCAGCTGTTGCACAAGAAGAGGTAAAATACATTTTGGATAAAAATGGTTACATCGCGCAAGTATCAAAGAATTTAGAAAACGCAAAAGGCGAAGCACTTGGTATTAATCTTATTAAAGCGCAGTACCTGGAATTATTTAAAAATTGCTTACAAGAGTGTACAAACAAAGATTATTTTGAAGAAGCAATAAACAAACTAATACAAAAAGGTGTAAAAATTTCTGCCCTTGATATAGGCAAAAAGCGTTGTATAGAAATTGACTTTCTTGAAGATTTAAATTTAGCAAAGGCGCTTTTTAGTGATAAGGAAGCTTAA
- a CDS encoding ferritin family protein produces MDAIDYALALEEDGKNYYNEQALKAKKEEIRSLFLMLAADETRHYKIIEKFKEGVYEYLPTSTFDNVPNLFKKLKNQNSDFSDEQNLLDVYSKAIKIEIDSRDFYKQKSLESDNENEKNILQLISEEEDKHRIILENLMEFIRKGQEWVESAEFSHIEEQLRKE; encoded by the coding sequence ATGGACGCAATTGATTATGCTTTAGCTTTAGAAGAAGATGGCAAAAACTATTACAATGAACAAGCTTTAAAAGCAAAAAAAGAGGAGATTAGGTCTTTATTTTTAATGCTTGCAGCTGATGAGACAAGACATTATAAAATTATAGAAAAATTTAAAGAAGGTGTATACGAATACCTGCCTACCTCAACATTTGACAATGTGCCAAATTTATTTAAAAAACTAAAAAATCAAAATAGTGATTTTTCAGATGAACAAAATTTATTAGACGTCTACAGCAAAGCAATAAAAATCGAAATAGATTCAAGAGATTTTTATAAACAAAAATCTCTTGAATCCGATAATGAAAACGAAAAAAACATACTCCAGCTAATTTCCGAAGAAGAAGATAAACACAGAATTATACTGGAAAACTTAATGGAATTTATAAGGAAAGGTCAGGAATGGGTTGAATCAGCCGAGTTTAGCCATATTGAAGAACAGTTAAGAAAGGAGTAA
- a CDS encoding nitroreductase family protein gives MNVAEAIEKRRSFRSLLKVEITQELIKDLAGAASLAPSCFNKQPQRFVFVYDEPYLSNLKQSLSKGNEWAYNASMIIAVLSKETDDCILGDRKYFLFDTGMSVAFLMLKAQELGYVAHTIAGFDPLKVRNVINSPQDL, from the coding sequence ATGAATGTAGCTGAAGCAATTGAAAAAAGGCGTTCATTTAGGTCTTTACTAAAGGTAGAAATAACACAGGAACTTATAAAAGATTTGGCTGGTGCTGCTTCTTTGGCTCCATCGTGTTTTAACAAACAACCACAAAGATTTGTCTTTGTTTACGATGAACCCTATTTGAGCAATTTAAAACAGTCTTTATCAAAAGGCAACGAGTGGGCATATAACGCTTCAATGATAATAGCAGTATTATCAAAAGAAACTGATGATTGTATCCTGGGCGATAGAAAGTATTTTTTGTTTGATACTGGAATGAGCGTTGCTTTTTTAATGCTTAAAGCTCAAGAGCTTGGTTATGTTGCGCACACAATTGCAGGTTTTGATCCGTTAAAAGTAAGAAATGTAATTAATAGTCCACAAGATTTGC
- a CDS encoding CDP-glycerol glycerophosphotransferase family protein, which produces MIRKLKKYAIIFFLNIAKALFSPFVKIDRSLVLFSSLNGAFTDNTKYLYLTMLKTEGFKAFYVAHDINTYNLLKKQNLPVIKIGFGMFFKAIKAKFFITTHNFQDVYYVKNKKTLVINLWHGTPLKKMGFDAFIDAKKFYLKKKLGLFEHKHIDYLCVASSHTIDAFKSSFGIPAKKILPTGQPRNDLLFIAKQNPLFALSIKESVKKKLEISAKKIALYAPTFRDKHTCRINLIKELQSVFDLYEIKLIVKLHPLDKDATYFKQPDIDIQELLIASDILISDYSSVFFDYSILERPIILLMYDIEEYKTIRNGFYLDIESLPFYKCYNLDEVKSSLTNIFESYNKSEISKFAQKYNRGGCSSCRIIKFLQKIAKN; this is translated from the coding sequence GTGATAAGGAAGCTTAAAAAATACGCAATAATCTTTTTTTTAAACATTGCAAAGGCGCTTTTTAGTCCATTTGTAAAAATTGATAGAAGTCTTGTGCTATTTTCTTCTCTAAATGGAGCATTTACAGACAATACAAAGTATCTGTATTTAACTATGCTTAAAACTGAGGGCTTTAAAGCTTTCTATGTTGCCCACGATATAAATACCTACAATTTGTTAAAAAAACAAAATCTGCCTGTAATTAAAATTGGCTTTGGAATGTTTTTTAAAGCAATAAAAGCAAAATTTTTTATAACCACACATAACTTTCAAGATGTGTATTATGTGAAAAATAAAAAAACACTCGTAATTAATTTATGGCATGGGACGCCTTTAAAAAAAATGGGCTTTGATGCATTTATCGACGCAAAAAAATTTTACTTAAAAAAGAAACTAGGACTTTTTGAACACAAACATATTGATTATCTATGCGTTGCTTCAAGCCACACTATAGATGCATTCAAAAGCTCTTTTGGTATACCTGCAAAAAAGATTCTGCCAACAGGTCAGCCAAGAAACGATTTGCTCTTTATTGCAAAACAAAACCCCTTATTTGCTTTGAGCATAAAAGAGTCTGTGAAAAAAAAGCTAGAAATTAGCGCAAAAAAAATTGCTCTTTATGCACCAACATTTAGAGATAAGCACACGTGCAGGATAAATTTAATAAAAGAGCTTCAAAGCGTATTTGATTTATATGAGATCAAGCTAATTGTTAAACTTCACCCGCTGGATAAAGATGCAACTTATTTTAAACAGCCAGATATAGACATACAGGAACTTTTAATCGCAAGCGATATATTGATAAGCGATTATTCTTCTGTTTTCTTTGATTACTCTATTTTGGAAAGACCGATTATTTTGTTAATGTATGATATTGAAGAATATAAAACTATAAGAAACGGTTTTTATTTAGACATAGAAAGTCTGCCTTTTTATAAATGCTACAATTTGGATGAAGTAAAAAGTTCCTTAACAAACATTTTTGAAAGCTACAATAAATCTGAGATTAGCAAATTTGCACAAAAATACAATCGTGGTGGGTGTTCAAGTTGCAGGATAATCAAATTTTTACAAAAGATAGCCAAAAACTAA